The segment CGCAGTGCCTCCTCGTCCGGTACCACCCGGGCGCCGGGCAGCGCCGCCGCCGGATCGTCCGGGAGGCAGGCGAACGCGCTGATGCGCACCGCCATCCGGACCGGCTCGCGCTGCATCGAGACGTCCTGGACGGGCAGCCGCGGGACCCGGCGGTGGAGGAACCAGGGGACGGTGATCAGCAGACAGGCCGGCCAGGCGTAGCGGTGCAGCGCGACGCTCGCGACCACGTCCGGCCGGGCCGGGCGGCCGTGGTCCCGGATGATCTGTGCGTCGTCCCAGGCGAGAAAGGTATCGAGGGTCTCGCCGCCGGCCGCCAGTCCGGCCGCGCAGACCCAGCCGTCGCCGCTGGGCGGTGCCGTGTGCCAGGTGGTCACCCGAAGCCCGGGAAATACCTCGGTGAGCCGGGCGTAGGCCTCGGCGACGGGGGGGGCCGTGGCCGGGGCGGCGAGAACAGAAGTCATGGGGGAGACCACCGAATCGCGATCGTTGACAGGTAAGGCTTACCTTACCCGAAGCTCTACCCGCGTTCGATCGGCGCCAGTCCCGGCAGTCCGGTGAGGTTCC is part of the Streptomyces platensis genome and harbors:
- a CDS encoding (2Fe-2S)-binding protein; the encoded protein is MTSVLAAPATAPPVAEAYARLTEVFPGLRVTTWHTAPPSGDGWVCAAGLAAGGETLDTFLAWDDAQIIRDHGRPARPDVVASVALHRYAWPACLLITVPWFLHRRVPRLPVQDVSMQREPVRMAVRISAFACLPDDPAAALPGARVVPDEEALRAEVRAAVAGHLGPVLEGFRTRMRRGSRALWGMASDEIVEGLWHVAQLLGEEPRAVAALERLLPGATAPYVGSAGFRTLTGPRGEPLATRDRASCCMYYTLRPDDTCLTCPRTRDEVRVQRLTATA